From Roseisolibacter agri, a single genomic window includes:
- a CDS encoding Hsp20/alpha crystallin family protein, translating into MFTTVPMLTIRRDIDRLLDETVGALQPALGTQTGRATWAPAADVRESENEYVLELEVPGVDPATLELTVDRGVLTVAGDRAYAPREGERVHLRERLHGRFARSFRLPKGFDENAIAADTEHGLLRIRLPKAALPQPRRIAVNVGGSATAPSVEGASA; encoded by the coding sequence ATGTTCACGACCGTCCCGATGCTGACCATCCGCCGCGACATCGACCGCCTGCTCGACGAGACCGTGGGCGCGCTGCAGCCCGCGCTCGGCACGCAGACCGGCCGCGCGACCTGGGCGCCGGCCGCGGACGTCCGCGAGAGTGAGAACGAGTACGTGCTGGAGCTCGAGGTGCCCGGCGTCGATCCGGCCACGCTGGAGCTGACCGTCGACCGCGGCGTGCTGACCGTCGCCGGCGACCGCGCCTACGCGCCGCGCGAGGGCGAGCGCGTGCACCTGCGCGAGCGGCTCCACGGCCGGTTCGCGCGCAGCTTCCGGCTGCCCAAGGGCTTCGACGAGAACGCGATCGCGGCCGACACGGAGCACGGCCTGCTCCGCATCCGCCTGCCGAAGGCGGCGCTCCCGCAGCCGCGCCGCATCGCGGTGAACGTCGGCGGCAGCGCGACCGCGCCGAGCGTCGAGGGCGCGTCGGCCTGA
- a CDS encoding redoxin domain-containing protein, translated as MTASVAPSAIPAVGSAAPDFTLASTSGEKVTLSALRGRPVLLAFFPLAFTSTCTAELCAFSDDFDVFGERGVHVLPISVDAVPSLKAFKEHYAMKVELLSDFKREASRAYGVLHEERYHSLRAYFLVDAEGVVRWTHVETVPGQHRSNEEILAEVAKLG; from the coding sequence ATGACCGCCTCCGTCGCGCCGTCCGCCATTCCCGCCGTGGGCTCCGCCGCGCCCGACTTCACCCTCGCCAGCACGTCCGGCGAGAAGGTGACGCTGTCCGCGCTGCGCGGCCGCCCCGTGCTGCTCGCCTTCTTCCCGCTCGCGTTCACGAGCACGTGCACGGCCGAGCTGTGCGCGTTCAGCGACGACTTCGACGTCTTCGGCGAGCGCGGCGTGCACGTGCTTCCGATCAGCGTCGACGCCGTGCCGTCGCTGAAGGCGTTCAAGGAGCACTACGCGATGAAGGTCGAGCTGCTGAGCGACTTCAAGCGCGAGGCCTCGCGCGCCTACGGCGTGCTGCACGAGGAGCGCTACCACTCGCTGCGCGCGTACTTCCTCGTGGACGCCGAGGGGGTCGTGCGCTGGACGCACGTCGAGACGGTGCCGGGCCAGCACCGCTCGAACGAGGAGATCCTGGCCGAGGTCGCGAAGCTGGGCTGA
- a CDS encoding TonB-dependent receptor — MRAAFLHRSRAAAALLALAAAPRVTHALDACTPRAVADSARPAWPAPLDRVVAAPAEELTLRAALDRLSVAGRVRLSYSPDLLPLERRVCVASDRGTLGDALVAVLAGTGAAPVVAGPDQIVLAPARNAAANDAVPMLARSTGRLQRVVVTGTASGGTERASPYGLAVLDGRTVERESVQSMAQLFDGAVPGVWMWAQSPTSLLARYGSVRGASSFGVSTPKVYIDGIEVANPLLLTQIDPARVQRIEVIRGPQGAALYGADAISGVVQIVTRHESAGGGAPRAQLRGSAGTSTSAFADGGVLTQDHSLVLRTGSAARSASLGVTLSTLGAYVPGARAQQLLAHGSARRVGARSVVTGTARLYATEADAPASPLLAGIGTGGFVPGSSALGRLRAVAYAAPDSGPRARQDSLLQPTLADSAGRQRARQYTFGGSATLQSSARWTHTLIGGIDGYRLAGVAADGMLVPSATDSALRAARGGADRVTLRASSTARFGAPESRAFVLSAGLEHSTARETSNGAGTRLATRDDRGTFGAPPVAQLASGTTWWSNTGALAQGQLSWRESLFLSGGARVEHVSGPSSGAQVALLPMLGASWVRELGPWTAKLRGAYGRGIRPARTVVRGATWTGGRVQGALTALEPEEQAGTEVGVDLLLGSRLGLRATRFDQRASGLVQPVAIVVDSTPGGRGPGMRGPRIAYDLQNVGAIDNRGWELQATSAAGPLSVAATLSLVSSRVDRLANGYRGDLRAGDRILEVPARSVGLTAAWTTRRWTIASTLSRADDWINYDRLALAEAMAATLGTDPAPGGTGARPPVGPQLRGFWRSYDGSTRIGARATVGLWGSNAVTFGVENLLNRQLGEPDNVTVVPGRTLSLGLRTGF, encoded by the coding sequence GTGCGCGCTGCCTTCCTTCACCGGTCGCGGGCGGCCGCGGCGCTGCTCGCGCTCGCGGCCGCGCCGCGCGTGACGCACGCGCTCGACGCGTGCACGCCACGCGCCGTCGCGGACAGCGCGCGCCCCGCGTGGCCCGCGCCGCTCGACCGCGTGGTCGCCGCGCCGGCCGAGGAGCTGACGCTGCGCGCCGCGCTCGACCGGCTGTCCGTGGCGGGGCGCGTCCGGCTCTCGTACAGCCCCGACCTGCTGCCGCTGGAGCGTCGCGTCTGCGTGGCCAGCGACCGCGGCACGCTCGGCGACGCGCTGGTGGCGGTCCTCGCGGGCACGGGCGCCGCACCCGTCGTCGCGGGCCCCGACCAGATCGTGCTCGCGCCCGCGCGCAACGCCGCGGCCAACGACGCGGTGCCGATGCTCGCGCGCTCCACCGGGCGGCTGCAGCGCGTCGTCGTGACGGGCACCGCGAGCGGCGGCACGGAGCGCGCCTCGCCGTACGGGCTCGCGGTGCTCGACGGCCGCACGGTGGAGCGCGAGAGCGTGCAGTCGATGGCGCAGCTGTTCGACGGCGCGGTGCCCGGCGTGTGGATGTGGGCGCAGTCGCCCACCAGCCTGCTCGCGCGCTACGGCAGCGTGCGCGGCGCGAGCTCGTTCGGCGTCAGCACGCCCAAGGTCTACATCGACGGAATCGAGGTCGCGAACCCGCTGCTCCTGACGCAGATCGATCCGGCGCGCGTGCAGCGCATCGAGGTCATTCGCGGGCCGCAGGGCGCGGCGCTCTACGGCGCCGATGCCATCAGCGGCGTGGTGCAGATCGTCACCCGCCACGAGAGCGCGGGCGGCGGCGCGCCGCGCGCGCAGCTCCGCGGGAGCGCGGGCACGTCCACCAGCGCGTTCGCCGACGGCGGCGTCCTGACGCAGGACCACTCGCTCGTGCTGCGCACCGGCAGCGCGGCGCGCTCGGCGTCGCTCGGCGTCACGCTCTCGACGCTCGGCGCCTACGTGCCGGGCGCGCGCGCGCAGCAGCTGCTCGCGCACGGCAGCGCGCGGCGCGTCGGCGCGCGCAGCGTCGTCACGGGGACGGCGCGCCTCTACGCCACCGAGGCCGACGCGCCCGCCAGCCCGCTGCTCGCGGGCATCGGCACGGGCGGCTTCGTCCCCGGCTCGTCGGCGCTGGGACGGCTGCGGGCGGTCGCGTACGCGGCGCCCGATTCGGGACCGCGCGCGCGGCAGGACTCGCTGCTGCAGCCCACGCTCGCCGACTCGGCCGGCCGACAGCGCGCACGCCAGTACACGTTCGGCGGCTCGGCCACGCTCCAGTCGTCGGCGCGGTGGACGCACACCTTGATCGGCGGCATCGACGGCTACCGGCTCGCGGGCGTGGCGGCCGATGGGATGCTGGTGCCGTCGGCGACCGACTCGGCGCTGCGCGCGGCGCGTGGCGGCGCCGACCGCGTGACGCTGCGCGCCAGCAGCACCGCGCGCTTCGGCGCGCCCGAGTCGCGCGCGTTCGTCCTCAGCGCGGGCCTCGAGCACTCGACGGCGCGCGAGACGTCCAACGGTGCAGGGACGCGCCTCGCCACGCGCGACGACCGCGGCACGTTCGGCGCGCCGCCGGTCGCGCAGCTGGCGTCCGGCACGACGTGGTGGAGCAACACGGGCGCGCTCGCGCAGGGTCAGCTGTCGTGGCGCGAGTCGCTGTTCCTGAGCGGCGGCGCGCGCGTGGAGCACGTCAGCGGCCCGTCCAGCGGCGCGCAGGTCGCGCTGCTCCCGATGCTCGGCGCGTCGTGGGTGCGCGAGCTGGGGCCGTGGACGGCGAAGCTGCGCGGCGCCTACGGGCGCGGCATCCGGCCGGCGCGCACGGTCGTGCGCGGCGCGACGTGGACGGGCGGCCGCGTGCAGGGCGCGCTCACCGCGCTCGAGCCGGAGGAGCAGGCGGGCACCGAGGTGGGCGTCGACCTGCTGCTGGGCAGCCGGCTCGGGCTGCGCGCGACGCGCTTCGACCAGCGGGCGTCGGGGCTCGTGCAGCCGGTCGCGATCGTCGTCGACAGCACGCCCGGCGGGCGTGGCCCGGGGATGCGCGGCCCGCGCATCGCGTACGACCTGCAGAACGTCGGCGCGATCGACAACCGCGGCTGGGAGCTGCAGGCGACGTCGGCCGCCGGCCCACTGAGCGTCGCGGCGACGCTGTCGCTCGTGTCGAGCCGCGTCGACCGGCTGGCGAACGGCTACCGCGGCGACCTGCGCGCGGGCGACCGCATCCTCGAGGTGCCGGCGCGCTCCGTCGGCCTCACCGCCGCATGGACGACGCGGCGCTGGACGATCGCGTCCACGCTCTCGCGCGCCGACGACTGGATCAACTACGACCGTCTCGCCCTCGCGGAGGCGATGGCCGCCACGCTGGGCACCGATCCGGCGCCGGGCGGGACCGGTGCGCGGCCACCCGTCGGCCCGCAGCTGCGCGGCTTCTGGCGGTCGTACGACGGCAGCACGCGGATCGGCGCGCGCGCGACCGTCGGGCTCTGGGGGAGCAACGCGGTGACGTTCGGGGTCGAGAACCTGCTGAACCGCCAGCTCGGGGAGCCCGACAACGTGACCGTCGTCCCGGGCCGCACGCTCTCGCTCGGACTCCGCACGGGGTTCTGA
- a CDS encoding FecR family protein gives MTDTPTRHSAADADAAPDWEALARHLAGESRAEEARAIAEWLRAHPDDAAMLRALDVEATRAARPEPSGAPIDVEAALRRVQLRRDAITGGEHADPDVLPFRRPSSAPQAMPVAASGTVVTPKAAPAVVPVRRREWRLGGLAAAAAIAAIAIGLGRRGAETGAGAPAAVGAPARVLETAVGVRDSLQLPDGTRVVLAPGSRLTVAAGYGAGTRDVTLEGEGWFSVRHDAVRPFRVRAGGAQVVDLGTEFTVRTDGLSGARGVTVAVHEGSVSIAADTDTVSASPAVVLTAGDRGAMDDQGRVTAERGAASAEDAAWTRGRLRYRATPLVVVQADLRRWYGVELRLADSTLVGRRLTATFEGDPVERVLEVIALAVGGEVTRTGDVAVLRRARGRP, from the coding sequence ATGACCGACACGCCCACGCGCCATTCCGCTGCCGACGCCGACGCGGCTCCCGACTGGGAGGCGCTGGCGCGCCACCTGGCCGGCGAGAGTCGCGCCGAGGAGGCGCGGGCGATCGCCGAGTGGCTGCGCGCGCACCCGGACGACGCCGCGATGCTGCGCGCGCTCGACGTGGAGGCCACGCGCGCCGCGCGGCCCGAGCCGTCGGGCGCTCCCATCGACGTCGAGGCCGCGCTGCGCCGCGTGCAGCTGCGCCGCGACGCGATCACGGGCGGCGAGCACGCGGATCCGGACGTGCTGCCCTTCCGCCGTCCGTCCTCCGCACCGCAGGCGATGCCCGTCGCCGCGAGCGGGACCGTCGTGACGCCCAAGGCCGCGCCGGCCGTGGTGCCCGTGCGGCGTCGCGAGTGGCGGCTCGGCGGGCTGGCCGCGGCGGCCGCCATCGCGGCCATCGCGATAGGGCTCGGGCGTCGCGGCGCGGAGACCGGTGCCGGCGCGCCCGCCGCGGTCGGCGCGCCCGCGCGCGTGCTCGAGACCGCGGTGGGCGTGCGCGACTCGCTGCAGCTGCCGGACGGCACGCGCGTCGTGCTCGCGCCGGGCAGCCGGCTCACGGTCGCCGCGGGCTACGGCGCGGGCACGCGCGACGTGACGCTCGAGGGCGAGGGGTGGTTCTCGGTGCGACACGACGCGGTGCGGCCGTTCCGCGTGCGTGCGGGCGGCGCGCAGGTCGTGGACCTGGGCACGGAGTTCACGGTGCGGACCGACGGCCTGTCCGGCGCGCGCGGCGTGACGGTCGCGGTGCACGAGGGCTCCGTCTCGATCGCCGCGGACACCGACACCGTGTCCGCATCGCCCGCGGTGGTGCTGACGGCCGGCGATCGCGGCGCGATGGACGACCAGGGGCGCGTGACCGCGGAGCGCGGCGCCGCCAGTGCCGAGGACGCGGCGTGGACGCGCGGACGTCTGAGGTACCGCGCGACGCCGCTCGTGGTCGTGCAGGCCGATCTGCGGCGCTGGTACGGCGTCGAGCTGCGGCTGGCCGACTCGACGCTCGTCGGCCGGCGACTGACCGCGACCTTCGAGGGCGACCCGGTCGAGCGCGTGCTGGAGGTGATCGCGCTCGCGGTGGGCGGCGAGGTCACGCGCACGGGCGACGTGGCCGTGCTGCGGCGGGCGCGCGGGAGACCGTGA
- a CDS encoding RNA polymerase sigma-70 factor, translating into MDDRELLARLSGDEAEARDAFDAIFRSWYAPLVRAADAIVRDRAVAEELVQDVMLELWRRRTALAADGSPQAYLFRSTRNRALNHVRHQQVARRGAVHAASPVSREATAPAQVVSREIDAAVRVAMDELTPRCREVFELSRTHGLKYAEIAQTLGVSVKAVEAQMGKALRTMREHLAPWLPGGDAL; encoded by the coding sequence GTGGACGACCGCGAGCTCCTGGCCCGACTGAGTGGGGACGAGGCCGAGGCCCGGGACGCGTTCGACGCGATCTTCCGCTCGTGGTACGCGCCGCTCGTGCGCGCCGCGGACGCGATCGTGCGCGACCGCGCGGTCGCCGAGGAGCTGGTGCAGGACGTCATGCTCGAGCTGTGGCGCCGCCGCACCGCGCTGGCGGCCGACGGATCGCCGCAGGCGTACCTCTTCCGCAGCACGCGCAACCGCGCGCTCAACCACGTGCGCCACCAGCAGGTCGCGCGACGCGGTGCCGTGCACGCGGCGTCGCCGGTGTCGCGCGAGGCCACCGCGCCCGCGCAGGTCGTGTCGCGCGAGATCGACGCCGCCGTGCGCGTCGCGATGGACGAGCTCACCCCGCGCTGCCGCGAGGTGTTCGAGCTGAGTCGGACGCACGGGCTCAAGTACGCCGAGATCGCGCAGACCCTCGGCGTGTCGGTGAAGGCGGTGGAAGCGCAGATGGGCAAGGCGCTGCGCACCATGCGCGAGCACCTCGCCCCGTGGCTACCGGGCGGCGACGCGCTGTAG
- a CDS encoding SusC/RagA family TonB-linked outer membrane protein, whose amino-acid sequence MDTAGRARPWRRLAAAIAATCLAAAAGGAQTPQRGTITGRVVEAASQQPIVAAQVAVAGTTLGTLTSADGRFTIRGVAPGTVTLRALRVGYAEQTVSVTVAAGATANADIAMRAATVNLAPVVTTATGQERRVEVGNAIGQVNAAELVQERPISNVGDLLTARTPGVQVLPGTSTGAGARIRVRGLNSLSLSNDPVYVIDGVRMTATSGSSSISAGGTLPSRTGDLNPEEIESIEVVRGPSAATLYGTDAANGVIVITTKKGRAGRTQWSAYSEQGLVTDKSPYPDAWSTFGKLTATGAAVRNCYLGSAARGLCTIDSVTSFNLFKDDETTPIVPGYRRQYGLQASGGSEAVRFFFSGEYEGEDGRWRMPEVFENQLRARGTSIREEWLRPNALTKLSGRANMAAALTPQLDLNLSVGYVQSEFRLQASDNNTIGLLSNALGGPGIKYNVVGTDTLYGYRSFTPDRMFQSLTTQDVDRVIGSANGNWRPRAWLSVRGNFGLDYTGRRDQALCRFSECVQAFEQDLGFKTDNRARIYQYTSDVNGTASFRPWESVTSKTTVGAQYFKSLFDRNGANGEVLSPGGSTVSQAARLTAEEVSAEARTLGAFVEQTFGIRDRLFVTGAIRTDDNSAFGADFSAVVYPKASISWVLSDEPFMGRPSWLDQLRLRSAWGASGVQPGTTDAARFFVGRTVVQDEGESGGLTFGSVGNSQLKPEYTQEFEAGVDATVWGGRASLELTHYRKSSRDALVQRVLPGSSGTDSTVVFANLGRVRNWGWEALVNVRPLEFRQLAWNVSVNASTNANRIIDLGDVPPIIGTTIDQREGYPLNAYFQRHYTYADANGDGLLSRTEVQVDTARRFLGYSIPRHEVAVTNAFDLFNRRVRLSALVDYKGGHKLYNNTERIRCASRNNCLGLINPSASLSEQARTIALRETQFQSLEGYIEDASFVRLREVAVVLTPPDAWMRRMLRGRSASLQLSARNLGLWTDYTGIDPESNYNLLTDIPQDFQTGAPPRTYTLRVNVGF is encoded by the coding sequence ATGGACACCGCAGGTCGCGCGCGCCCCTGGCGCCGCCTCGCCGCGGCGATCGCCGCGACGTGCCTCGCGGCCGCGGCTGGCGGCGCGCAGACGCCGCAGCGCGGCACCATCACCGGACGCGTCGTCGAGGCGGCGAGCCAGCAGCCGATCGTCGCCGCGCAGGTCGCCGTCGCCGGCACCACGCTCGGCACGCTCACCAGCGCCGATGGGCGCTTCACGATCCGCGGCGTCGCGCCGGGCACCGTGACGCTGCGCGCGCTGCGCGTCGGCTACGCCGAGCAGACCGTGTCGGTCACCGTCGCGGCGGGCGCCACCGCGAACGCGGACATCGCGATGCGTGCGGCGACGGTCAACCTCGCGCCCGTCGTCACCACCGCGACCGGGCAGGAGCGCCGCGTGGAGGTGGGCAACGCGATCGGACAGGTCAACGCCGCGGAGCTCGTGCAGGAGCGCCCGATCTCGAACGTCGGCGACCTGCTGACGGCGCGTACGCCGGGCGTGCAGGTGCTGCCCGGGACGTCCACCGGCGCCGGCGCGCGCATCCGCGTGCGCGGGCTCAACTCGCTCTCGCTCTCCAACGACCCGGTGTACGTGATCGACGGCGTGCGCATGACGGCGACGTCGGGCTCGTCCAGCATCAGCGCCGGCGGCACGCTGCCCAGCCGCACGGGCGATCTCAATCCCGAGGAGATCGAGTCGATCGAGGTCGTGCGCGGCCCGTCCGCGGCGACGCTCTACGGGACCGACGCCGCGAACGGCGTCATCGTCATCACGACCAAGAAGGGGCGTGCGGGCCGCACGCAGTGGAGCGCCTACTCGGAGCAGGGGCTCGTCACGGACAAGAGCCCGTATCCCGACGCCTGGAGCACCTTCGGCAAGCTCACCGCTACCGGCGCCGCGGTGCGCAACTGCTACCTCGGCTCCGCGGCGCGCGGGCTGTGCACGATCGACAGCGTGACGTCGTTCAACCTGTTCAAGGACGACGAGACGACGCCCATCGTGCCGGGCTACCGGCGGCAGTACGGCCTGCAGGCCAGCGGCGGCTCCGAGGCGGTGCGCTTCTTCTTCTCGGGCGAATACGAGGGCGAGGACGGCCGCTGGCGCATGCCCGAGGTCTTCGAGAACCAGCTGCGCGCGCGCGGGACGTCGATCCGGGAGGAGTGGCTGCGCCCCAACGCGCTGACGAAGCTGAGCGGCCGCGCGAACATGGCCGCCGCGCTGACGCCGCAGCTCGACCTCAACCTCTCGGTCGGCTACGTGCAGAGCGAGTTCCGACTGCAGGCTTCGGACAACAACACGATCGGCCTGCTCTCCAACGCGCTGGGCGGCCCGGGCATCAAGTACAACGTCGTCGGAACCGACACGCTGTACGGCTACCGCTCGTTCACGCCGGACCGGATGTTCCAGTCGCTCACCACCCAGGACGTCGACCGCGTGATCGGCTCGGCGAACGGCAACTGGCGCCCGCGCGCGTGGCTCTCGGTGCGCGGCAACTTCGGCCTCGACTACACGGGCCGCCGCGACCAGGCGCTCTGCCGCTTCTCGGAGTGCGTGCAGGCGTTCGAGCAGGACCTGGGCTTCAAGACCGACAACCGGGCGCGCATCTACCAGTACACGTCGGACGTCAACGGGACCGCGTCCTTCCGGCCGTGGGAGTCGGTGACGTCCAAGACGACGGTCGGCGCGCAGTACTTCAAGTCGCTGTTCGACCGCAACGGCGCGAACGGCGAGGTGCTGTCGCCCGGCGGCTCGACGGTGTCCCAGGCCGCGCGCCTGACGGCCGAGGAGGTCTCGGCGGAGGCGCGCACGCTCGGCGCGTTCGTCGAGCAGACGTTCGGGATCCGCGACCGGCTGTTCGTCACCGGCGCCATCCGCACCGACGACAACTCGGCGTTCGGCGCGGACTTCAGCGCCGTCGTCTATCCGAAGGCGAGCATCTCCTGGGTGCTGTCGGACGAGCCCTTCATGGGCCGGCCGTCGTGGCTGGACCAGCTGCGCCTGCGCTCCGCGTGGGGGGCGTCGGGCGTGCAGCCCGGGACCACCGACGCCGCGCGCTTCTTCGTCGGCCGCACGGTGGTGCAGGACGAGGGCGAGTCGGGCGGCCTGACCTTCGGGTCGGTCGGCAACTCGCAGCTCAAGCCCGAGTACACGCAGGAGTTCGAGGCCGGCGTCGACGCGACGGTGTGGGGCGGCCGCGCCTCGCTCGAGCTGACGCACTACCGCAAGAGCTCCCGCGACGCGCTCGTGCAGCGCGTGCTCCCCGGCTCCAGCGGCACCGACTCGACGGTCGTCTTCGCGAACCTCGGCCGCGTGCGCAACTGGGGGTGGGAGGCGCTCGTGAACGTGCGGCCGCTGGAGTTCCGCCAGCTCGCCTGGAACGTGTCGGTCAACGCGTCCACGAACGCCAACCGCATCATCGACCTGGGCGACGTCCCGCCGATCATCGGCACGACGATCGACCAGCGCGAGGGCTACCCGCTCAACGCGTACTTCCAGCGCCACTACACGTACGCGGACGCGAACGGCGACGGCCTGCTCTCGCGCACCGAGGTGCAGGTGGACACGGCCCGCCGCTTCCTCGGCTACTCGATCCCGCGGCACGAGGTGGCGGTCACGAACGCGTTCGACCTGTTCAACCGCCGCGTGCGCCTCAGCGCCCTCGTCGACTACAAGGGCGGGCACAAGCTCTACAACAACACGGAGCGCATCCGCTGCGCGAGCCGCAACAATTGCCTGGGGCTCATCAACCCGAGCGCCTCGCTCAGCGAGCAGGCGCGCACCATCGCGCTGCGCGAGACGCAGTTCCAGTCGCTCGAGGGGTACATCGAGGACGCGTCGTTCGTGCGGCTGCGCGAGGTCGCCGTCGTACTCACGCCGCCCGACGCGTGGATGCGCCGCATGCTGCGTGGCCGCTCGGCGAGCCTGCAGCTCTCGGCCCGTAACCTCGGGCTGTGGACGGACTACACGGGCATCGACCCGGAGAGCAACTACAACCTGCTGACGGACATCCCGCAGGACTTCCAGACGGGCGCGCCTCCGCGCACGTACACCCTCCGCGTCAACGTGGGGTTCTGA
- a CDS encoding FAD-binding oxidoreductase, producing the protein MPDVTIRTRGGADTTLPAGEAERLAAALRGEVVTADAPHYADVCRVWNGTVERRPAIVARCRGSADVVRAVRFAREHDLLLGVRGGGHNIAGNGVVDRGLLVDLAPMRGVRVDPGQRFARVDGGALLGDMDRETQTFGLATPLGINSTTGIAGLTLGGGYGWLSRAYGLTVDNLRAADVVTADGALVSASESEHPDLFWALRGGGGNFGVVTSFEYALHPVGPEVLAGLIVHPFDHADELLRRYRDVVRAAPDSLTAWVVMRKAPPLPFLPTEVHGRPVLVIAACYTGPREDAERVLRPLREIGTPIADVIDWTPYAGFQTAFDPLLTPGARNYWKTHNFATLHDPLIDVLVDQIAHLPGPMSEIFLAHLGGAVSRRADDATAYAGRHAQFVMNVHARWEDRTADDAFVAWARNVYTVAAPYAAAGGAYVNFMTADEGNRVRAAYGANYDRLASIKAKYDPSNVFRTNQNIAPAPAAQPGAYTPMGTSLPTGAYQRPT; encoded by the coding sequence ATGCCCGACGTCACGATCCGCACGCGTGGAGGGGCCGACACCACGCTGCCGGCCGGCGAGGCGGAGCGACTCGCGGCGGCGCTCCGCGGCGAGGTGGTCACCGCCGACGCCCCGCACTACGCCGACGTGTGCCGCGTGTGGAACGGCACCGTGGAGCGGCGGCCGGCGATCGTCGCGCGCTGCCGCGGCAGCGCCGACGTCGTACGCGCGGTGCGCTTCGCGCGCGAGCACGACCTGCTGCTCGGCGTGCGCGGCGGCGGCCACAACATCGCCGGCAACGGCGTCGTCGATCGCGGACTGCTCGTCGACCTCGCGCCGATGCGCGGGGTGCGCGTCGATCCCGGCCAGCGCTTCGCACGCGTGGACGGCGGCGCCCTGCTCGGCGACATGGACCGCGAGACGCAGACGTTCGGGCTCGCGACGCCGCTCGGCATCAACTCGACGACCGGCATCGCCGGGCTCACGCTCGGCGGCGGCTACGGATGGCTGTCGCGCGCGTACGGCCTCACCGTCGACAACCTCCGCGCGGCCGACGTCGTGACGGCCGACGGCGCGCTGGTGAGCGCGAGCGAGAGCGAGCACCCGGACCTCTTCTGGGCGCTGCGCGGCGGCGGCGGCAACTTCGGCGTCGTCACGTCGTTCGAGTACGCGCTGCACCCGGTGGGGCCGGAGGTGCTGGCGGGGCTCATCGTGCATCCGTTCGACCACGCCGACGAGCTGCTGCGGCGCTATCGCGACGTCGTGCGCGCCGCGCCCGACTCGCTCACGGCGTGGGTGGTGATGCGCAAGGCGCCGCCGCTGCCCTTCCTGCCGACCGAGGTGCACGGCCGTCCGGTGCTCGTGATCGCGGCCTGCTACACCGGTCCGCGCGAGGACGCGGAGCGCGTCCTGCGGCCGCTGCGCGAGATCGGCACGCCCATCGCCGACGTCATCGACTGGACGCCGTACGCGGGCTTCCAGACCGCGTTCGACCCGCTGCTCACGCCCGGCGCGCGCAACTACTGGAAGACGCACAACTTCGCCACGCTGCACGATCCGCTCATCGACGTGCTGGTGGACCAGATCGCGCACCTGCCGGGCCCGATGTCCGAGATCTTCCTCGCGCACCTGGGCGGCGCGGTGTCGCGGCGCGCGGACGACGCGACCGCCTACGCGGGCCGGCACGCGCAGTTCGTGATGAACGTCCACGCGCGGTGGGAGGACCGCACCGCGGACGACGCGTTCGTCGCGTGGGCGCGCAACGTCTACACGGTCGCGGCGCCGTACGCCGCCGCGGGCGGCGCGTACGTCAACTTCATGACGGCGGACGAGGGCAACCGCGTGCGCGCGGCCTACGGCGCGAACTACGATCGGCTCGCGTCCATCAAGGCGAAGTACGACCCGTCGAACGTCTTCCGGACGAACCAGAACATCGCGCCCGCGCCGGCCGCGCAGCCGGGCGCCTACACGCCGATGGGCACCAGCCTGCCGACGGGGGCGTACCAGCGTCCGACGTGA